AACCCGCCGCAGCTTGGACTGGAGTTCGCATTCCGGATCAGGCTGGAGCTGGGCATTCGCAAGAAGATAGGCAAGATCCCCAGCGGCGGCGTGCGCGGCTTCGTCTCGGCCGCCGGCGGCATCGTGGACGGACCTCGCCTCACCGGTCGCGTGGTTCCCAATTCCGGCGGCGACTGGGCTCTTTATCGCGAGGATCACACGGTGATGTTCCACGCGCACTACATGCTGGAAGCCGACGACGGCACAATGATCTACATGCGCAACAATGGCTACCGGTATGCACCGCCGGAGGTTGCCCGCCGCCAGGAGGCGCTGGAACCCGTGGACTTCTCCGAATACTACATGCGGCTGTCGCCGACGTTCGATACGCCGGTCGGCAAGCACGACTGGCTGACGCGCCACGTCATCGTCGGCTGCGGCGAGCGCCACGCCGAGTATTCCGTGTTCCACTACTATATCGTCAAATAGGACATGCGGGAGGTGCGCGGCCGCCTTGTCCGCGCTCCTCCTCAAGGATCAGAGCACCTTGTAGTAGGTGATCCGGTTGCCCTCCTCCATTCTCTCTCCCATGCCGATGAAGACGTGCCGCGACAGCCAGTCGTGCTTGCCGGGCGCGGTTTCGAAGGTGGGGGTGCACCGGAAGTAATATTCCGAAGGATCCACGAGATCGCCAGGCCGCAGCGCGTAGAGGCGCTCCATGACCTCCGGAGAGGCGTGGCGATAGCCGCGATTCTGCAGATAAATCAACGTCCCGTCCTCCTCCCGCATGTGATAGCGGGCATCGAAGCAGAAGACGCCGTCTGTGCGCACATGAGGCCATTCGCCGCCGCCGGGGATCACCTCGCCGCGTATGTTCGGCCCTTCGAAGTGGCCACTCTCCACCGCGACGCCCAGCCGGCTGCCGCCGACCGGCAGGTCGGGCACCTCGAGCCGCGGCCTCTTCAACCGCAACGTCACCTGCATGGCGAATTCGAGTTCGGGGGCCTTCATCAGTTCTGATCCATCCTGGAAGCGGGATACGTTGCGGCGGCAGACCTAGAGCACTTCGAAGACGTCGATACGCGCGCCCTCGCGGCTCAGCCGGCCGCTGCCTACGAACACGGAACGCGCCAGCCACTGGTGCGGGCCGACGGACGCGTCGAACTGCGGCGTGCAGCGATAGTACAGCGCCCCGACCGGCGGCAGTCCGGCGCGGAACGCACCGAGATCACCGCGAAGATAGCCGCGGCTGCGCATATAGATCTGCCCGCCATCGGTCGCACGGATCATGTAGCGGGCGTCGCTCTCTACGATTCCATCGGGGCGCAGCACCGGCCAGTCGCCGGCCTGGTCAGCCACCACCCCGTCGAGGCGCGGGCCGAACACCTTGCCGCCGCTCGCTCTCAGGAAGCCCTTTTCCCCCGCAACCGTCTCATGGAGGAGGCCGAGATCGAAATCGATCTCCAACGTGAAGGCCCATTCCAGCCCCGGCATCGCAGGAGTTTCCGGCACTGTCCCGATCGCCTCAGATTGCACGTTTGACCACCATCCAAAATTTATTAACTTGTTTCTTATCTTGCGTTGACACACAATGTCCAGCGCCTCGGCCCTGCTCCTGCACAGGCCGTTCGGGAGGAAAATCATGCCGAAGCCGCAATATGTCGCCCTCAACGTGCCCGCTCCGGCGGTCGACGTCGAGCGCCGCGGCGACGGCGTCCTGATGCTGCGCTCGCCGGACCCGTTGCGCGACTATCCCGACCGCCTTACGGACCGTCTGTTCGAGACGGCGGCGGCGTATCCGGAACGCGTGCTGATCGCACAGCGCATCGACGGCGGCGACTGGCGACGCGTCACCTATGGCGAGGCGGCGCGCTTCGTCCGCACGATCGCCGGGGCGCTGCGCCGACGCGGCCTCGGACCCGACCGGCCGATAGTCATCCTGTCGGGGAGCTCCATCGAGCATGGCCTTCTCACCTTCGCAGCACTTCATGCAGGCGTGCCCTATGCCTCCGTCACGCCGGCCTATTCGCTGCTCTCCACCGATTACGCCAAGCTGCGCCATGTCGTGAACCTGCTCACCCCCGGCCTGGTCTTCGTGCAGGACGCCGCCCCCTTTGCGAACTCCCTTGCCCAGGCCGTGCCGGCCGATGTCGAGATCGTCGCGGTGAAGGGAGATTTTCCGCACGGCGTGACCGGGTTCGACACGCTGCTCTCCGGCTCGATGGACGACGATGCGCAGGCCCCTCGCCCCGGTCCCGACGATCTGGCGAAGTTCCTGTTCACCTCCGGCTCGACCGGCATGCCCAAGGCCGTTGCCGTGACCCACCGCATGTGGTGCGCGAACCAGCAGATGTTCATCCAGGCCATGCCGTTCCTCGGCGAACAGCCGCCCGTCTTCGTCGACTGGCTGCCCTGGCATCACACCTCGGGAGGCAACCAGACCATCGGCATGACGCTCTATCTGGGCGGCACGCTCTACATCGACGACGGCAAGCCGACGCGCGAGGGCATGGCGGAGACGGTGCGCAACCTTCGCGACGTGACGCCGACGACGTGCTTCAGCGTGCCCAAGGGGTTCGCCGAACTGATGCCGCGTCTCGCTGCCGACCCCGAACTGGCGAGGCGGTTCTTCTCGTCGGTCGGCGTGTTCTTCTATTCCGGCGCAGCCTTGCCGCCGCCGCTGCTCGAACAGATGGACACCCTGTCGGAGCGTTCGATCGGCAAACGCGTCCCGGTGATGAGCGCCTATGGGGCCACGGAGACCTCGCCTTTCTCGTTGATCGCCAACTGGCCCTCCGAGCGTCCCGGGCTGGCCGGTCTGCCGATGCCGGGCGTGGACACCAAGCTGGTTCCCTTCGGCGACAAATACGAGGTGCGGGTGGCCGGTCCTCACGTCACGCCCGGATACTGGCGCCAGCCGGACCTCACCGCGAAACTGTTCGACGAGGAAGGCTATCTCTGCCTTGGCGATTCGGTGGACTTCCTCGACCCCGAACGGCCGGAGCGGGGCCTCGCCTTCTCGGGGCGCATCGCCGAGGATTTCAAGCTCACCAGCGGCACCTGGGTCAATGTCGGCCAGTTGCGCGACCGTTTCCTGAGCGCGAGCGGACTCGTCGTGCGCGACATCGTCGTCACCGGCGAGAACAGGGACGAGATCGGCGCACTGGTGTTCCTGTCGCCGCAGGAAGCCGCGGACATGGCCGGCGACGCCTCGCTGCCGCTCGCTTCGCTGGCGCGGCACCCCGCGATCCGTGCGCACATCCAGTCGGTGCTGGACACGCTGGCCGAACAATCGACCGGCTCGTCCACTTACATAGCCCGGGTGGCCATCTTGCCCGACGAGCCTTCTGCAGCGGCCGGAGAGGTCACCGACAAGGGGTCGATCGGCCAGCGTGCCACGCTCGCCAATCGCCGGGCGCTGGTTGATTCGCTGTATGATGCTCCGGCGAGCGTCGACGCCGTGGAAGCCGCCTCCCCGGCCCCGCGCCGCGCCCGCGCAGGCTAAATCTCACGGCAAGACGCAGCCCGCTCGCGGCGCTGGTGCCGCGAGGATTTCCGGCTCACCCCGCATGCGTGGCGCGCAGCGCTTTCTTGTCGATCTTGCCGGCACTGGTCAGCGGCAGGGATTCTCGCTGGATCACAACCGTCTTGGGGCACTTGTAGCTCGCGATCTCGCTCTTGCAGAACGCGATGATGTCAGCCTCGGAGCCGGCGGGCGCATCCTGTGCAAGCGCGACGACGGCATGAACCGCTTCGCCCCACAAGGGATGGGGCACGCCGATCACCGCGACTTGCGACACGCCCGGAAAGCGCGAGATGACGTTCTCGACCTCGGTCGAATAGATGTTCTCGCCGCCGGAGATGATCATGTCCTTGAGACGGTCGACGATGTAGACGAAGCCCTCGGCGTCCATATAGGCCGCGTCCTCCGTATGCATCCAGCCGTTCCGGATCGCCTTCGCGGTTGCCTCGGGCATATTCCAGTAGCCCAGCATAACCGTCGGACCCCGGCAGATCAGTTCGCCCACCTGGCCGGGAGGCAGGTCATTGCCGTCGGGATCGACAATCCTGATTTCCAGGTTGGGAACGGCCTTGCCGCAGGATTTGAGCCGTTCACCGCCAATGTCGGGCCGGCGCCACCGCATCGGCAGCATGGTGATGAGCGGCGAAAGCTCGGTCATGCCGTAGCCGTGCAGGAAGAGGATGTCGGGCCACAATGCCACCGCGCGCTTGAGCGTGCCCTCCGGCATAGGCGACGAGCCGAACTGGATCTGCACCAGCGACGAGACGTCGAACCCACCCTTCTCGGCCCGCGCGACCAGCATCTCGACCATCGTCGGGACGAGACAGATATGCGTGACCTTGTGCCGCTGGATGATCTCGAGACAGGACTCGACCGTGAAGCGCGGCAGGAAGACGTGCGTGCCGGCCGCCAGCGTCAGTCCGAAGGTCGACATGCCGTCCGCCAGATGCGACATGGGGCCGGCGTGGAGATAGACGCTTGCCTCGTCGTAACCGATGGTCTGCAGCGCGCTCATCGCGTCGGCGCACAGATTGTCGTGGCTGAGCATCACGCCCTTTGCCCGGCCTGTGCTGCCGCCCGTATATATGATCATGGCGAGGTCGTCGCCGCTGTGCCCGGCATCCTTCGCCGGCGCGGCCTCGGCCAGGATGCCCTCCAGCGAGGCAAGACCGGACGTTCCGTCGTCATCCATGACCACGACGTGCTCGATCGCGTCTTTCACCGGCCCCAGCTGGTCGTAAAGGGCGAGGTGTTCACGGTCGAGAAACATGATGCGGGCGCCCGAATCCTCCAGGCGGAAATCGATCTCCGCCGGCGCAAGACGCATGTTCATCGGCGTCGCAACGCCGCCGGCCCACCAGATGGCGTAATAGAGATGGAAGTATCGGTCGGAATTCATCGACAGGATCGCGACCCGTTCCCCTTCGGCCAGTCCCATGGCCTTCAGCGCCCCTGCCAGCCGCGTCACACGGTCCAGCACCTGCGACCAGCTATACGCCCGGTCCTCGCAGATGGTGGCTATCCCGTTCGGATTGATCTGGGCGGCCCTGCTCAGGCCCTGGCTGATGAACGATCTCAACGTCTTCCTCCGACTCTGCCTCTGTCCGCGTCGCGGACGATCCTCAGGTTGCGCCCGGTACGCCGCCATAGAGCGACCACAGCTGGGCCGCCATGATGCCGCCGTCGACCGGCAGTTCGACACCGGTGACGGCGCTTGCCTGGTCCGACATGAGGAAGGCGATCACGTTGGCGACCTCCTCCGGCAGCACCTGGCGGCCAAGCGCCGTGAAGCGCAGCCGTGCGACCGGATCGCGCTCGCCGCGGGCATAGCTGGCGGCGAGCGCAGGCGTGAGCGTCGGGCCAGGCGAAACGCAGTTGACCCGCACGCCGCTGCGCCCCCAAGCCACAGCCAGGCCGGCCGAGAAGCTGGCGATCGCTGCCTTGCTCGTGCCGTAGGCGAAGAGCGGCGACGAGTTCATCCCGACCATCGAGCCCAACGTGACGATGGACCCGCGCTTGCGCTCGACCATGCGCCGGCCGAATGCCGTGGCGGTCCAGTAGGTCCCGTCGATATTGGTCTGCAGGATCGCGCGCCACGCTTCGGGGTCCTGATCTTCGGGCGCGTGCGGGTTCTCGAAAATCGCGGCGGCGGCGATAAGACCGGAACAGGGCCCGACCTCGCGCTCGACGAAGTCGGCTGCCGCCTCGATGCTGTCGCGGCTGCCGACGTCTATGGCGTACGACAGGCAGCCGAGCCGGGCCGCGACCGTCGCGGCCGCCGCCGCGTCGCGATCGAGCAACACGACCGTCCACCCCATCTCGATCAGTCTTACCGCGCAGGCCTCGCCGATGCCGCCTGCCCCGCCCGTGATCGCAGCGATGTTCTGCATATACTCCTCCTCCATGTCAGCCCGCTTCGACCGCCATGTCCGTCACCGGATGACGGTAGTGAAAAGGCGGGACGAACTGGTCGGGGAACGTCTTGTAGTCATAGGTCGGCGGTGCATCCGGCGGAAAGGACGGGTCGAGCGCGCTGCTGGGCAGCCCCGCCTTGGCCCATCCCTGATCGAACGGCGTGTAGTAGGTCGGAAACCAGATGAGCGAAGCGATCATCCAGACCCCGTCAACCTTGCGATAGGCGCACTCGTAAGGCCCCTCGGCCCAAATCGCGCTCTTGCCGTGCTCCGCCACCTGGATGAAGGCACGCCAGCGTCCCTGAGCGGTGGTGCCGTCCTGCGATAGCGTGACGATGCCTTGCAACTGCATGTGGTTCATCAATTGTCCGGGCGCGAGGCCATCACGCTTGCGGCCGATGAGGTCACGCAGGAAGGGATAGATCCGCTCACGCCGGTAGACGCCACGGGCGGCGATCTCGATGGTACCGTCCGGCGCGAACAGGTCGGCAATGGCCT
The Mesorhizobium australicum genome window above contains:
- a CDS encoding feruloyl-CoA synthase translates to MPKPQYVALNVPAPAVDVERRGDGVLMLRSPDPLRDYPDRLTDRLFETAAAYPERVLIAQRIDGGDWRRVTYGEAARFVRTIAGALRRRGLGPDRPIVILSGSSIEHGLLTFAALHAGVPYASVTPAYSLLSTDYAKLRHVVNLLTPGLVFVQDAAPFANSLAQAVPADVEIVAVKGDFPHGVTGFDTLLSGSMDDDAQAPRPGPDDLAKFLFTSGSTGMPKAVAVTHRMWCANQQMFIQAMPFLGEQPPVFVDWLPWHHTSGGNQTIGMTLYLGGTLYIDDGKPTREGMAETVRNLRDVTPTTCFSVPKGFAELMPRLAADPELARRFFSSVGVFFYSGAALPPPLLEQMDTLSERSIGKRVPVMSAYGATETSPFSLIANWPSERPGLAGLPMPGVDTKLVPFGDKYEVRVAGPHVTPGYWRQPDLTAKLFDEEGYLCLGDSVDFLDPERPERGLAFSGRIAEDFKLTSGTWVNVGQLRDRFLSASGLVVRDIVVTGENRDEIGALVFLSPQEAADMAGDASLPLASLARHPAIRAHIQSVLDTLAEQSTGSSTYIARVAILPDEPSAAAGEVTDKGSIGQRATLANRRALVDSLYDAPASVDAVEAASPAPRRARAG
- a CDS encoding DUF3237 family protein, producing MSDITSNPLPMNPPQLGLEFAFRIRLELGIRKKIGKIPSGGVRGFVSAAGGIVDGPRLTGRVVPNSGGDWALYREDHTVMFHAHYMLEADDGTMIYMRNNGYRYAPPEVARRQEALEPVDFSEYYMRLSPTFDTPVGKHDWLTRHVIVGCGERHAEYSVFHYYIVK
- a CDS encoding DUF3237 domain-containing protein is translated as MPGLEWAFTLEIDFDLGLLHETVAGEKGFLRASGGKVFGPRLDGVVADQAGDWPVLRPDGIVESDARYMIRATDGGQIYMRSRGYLRGDLGAFRAGLPPVGALYYRCTPQFDASVGPHQWLARSVFVGSGRLSREGARIDVFEVL
- a CDS encoding class I adenylate-forming enzyme family protein → MRSFISQGLSRAAQINPNGIATICEDRAYSWSQVLDRVTRLAGALKAMGLAEGERVAILSMNSDRYFHLYYAIWWAGGVATPMNMRLAPAEIDFRLEDSGARIMFLDREHLALYDQLGPVKDAIEHVVVMDDDGTSGLASLEGILAEAAPAKDAGHSGDDLAMIIYTGGSTGRAKGVMLSHDNLCADAMSALQTIGYDEASVYLHAGPMSHLADGMSTFGLTLAAGTHVFLPRFTVESCLEIIQRHKVTHICLVPTMVEMLVARAEKGGFDVSSLVQIQFGSSPMPEGTLKRAVALWPDILFLHGYGMTELSPLITMLPMRWRRPDIGGERLKSCGKAVPNLEIRIVDPDGNDLPPGQVGELICRGPTVMLGYWNMPEATAKAIRNGWMHTEDAAYMDAEGFVYIVDRLKDMIISGGENIYSTEVENVISRFPGVSQVAVIGVPHPLWGEAVHAVVALAQDAPAGSEADIIAFCKSEIASYKCPKTVVIQRESLPLTSAGKIDKKALRATHAG
- a CDS encoding nuclear transport factor 2 family protein; translation: MDDRISALEARLAKAERRLERGEDIEAVKRLQRAYGYYLDKGFWQAIADLFAPDGTIEIAARGVYRRERIYPFLRDLIGRKRDGLAPGQLMNHMQLQGIVTLSQDGTTAQGRWRAFIQVAEHGKSAIWAEGPYECAYRKVDGVWMIASLIWFPTYYTPFDQGWAKAGLPSSALDPSFPPDAPPTYDYKTFPDQFVPPFHYRHPVTDMAVEAG
- a CDS encoding SDR family NAD(P)-dependent oxidoreductase, giving the protein MQNIAAITGGAGGIGEACAVRLIEMGWTVVLLDRDAAAAATVAARLGCLSYAIDVGSRDSIEAAADFVEREVGPCSGLIAAAAIFENPHAPEDQDPEAWRAILQTNIDGTYWTATAFGRRMVERKRGSIVTLGSMVGMNSSPLFAYGTSKAAIASFSAGLAVAWGRSGVRVNCVSPGPTLTPALAASYARGERDPVARLRFTALGRQVLPEEVANVIAFLMSDQASAVTGVELPVDGGIMAAQLWSLYGGVPGAT
- a CDS encoding DUF3237 domain-containing protein, with product MKAPELEFAMQVTLRLKRPRLEVPDLPVGGSRLGVAVESGHFEGPNIRGEVIPGGGEWPHVRTDGVFCFDARYHMREEDGTLIYLQNRGYRHASPEVMERLYALRPGDLVDPSEYYFRCTPTFETAPGKHDWLSRHVFIGMGERMEEGNRITYYKVL